The following proteins are encoded in a genomic region of Desmodus rotundus isolate HL8 unplaced genomic scaffold, HLdesRot8A.1 manual_scaffold_100, whole genome shotgun sequence:
- the LOC112309784 gene encoding IQ domain-containing protein F5-like: protein MGIQCSKNAQSYEVIVDDTEEIALMKERGEKEEEKKKKKRKKKGEEEEDSPPPAMPPKLPPPPKKKPPDKEQKAVKIQAWWRGTLVRRTLLHAALSAAIIQRWWRPRLTERLERRRRAALDSYVREAWAVVRLQSWVRMWRVRRRYCRLLHAVRIIQGYWRWRSCHTTGVFRGRYELTANQLGIELEIFLGSHICRITDCIPFPIKN from the exons ATGGGCATTCAATGCAGT AAGAATGCCCAGTCGTATGAAGTCATAGTGGATGACACTGAAGAAATCGCACTGatgaaagaaagaggggaaaaggaagaggaaaagaaaaagaaaaagagaaagaaaaagggagaggaagaggaagactcTCCACCCCCAGCCATGCCACCAAAG CTACCACCCCCACCCAAAAAGAAGCCCCCTGATAAAGAGCAAAAAGCCGTAAAGATCCAGGCCTGGTGGCGGGGCACCCTGGTGCGCCGAACGCTGCTGCACGCGGCGCTCAGCGCGGCCATCATTCAGCGCTGGTGGAGGCCGAGGCTGACCGAGCGGCtggagcggcggcggcgggcaGCCCTGGACTCCTACGTGCGGGAAGCGTGGGCGGTGGTCCGGCTGCAGTCCTGGGTGCGCATGTGGCGCGTCCGCCGGCGTTACTGCCGCCTCCTGCACGCCGTGCGCATCATCCAGGGGTACTGGCGCTGGCGCAGCTGTCATACCACTGGCGTCTTCCGGGGCAGGTACGAACTCACAGCAAACCAGCTAGGAATTGAACTCGAGATCTTTCTGGGGTCACATATTTGTCGGATTACAGACTGCATCCCCTTCCCAATAAAGAACTGA
- the IQCF6 gene encoding IQ domain-containing protein F6 — MDTQRLEKAAVKIQAWWRGSAVRQTLLHEALRAWAIQCWWRQVQAKMLEQRRRLALRLYTCQEWAVVKVQAQVRMWQARRRFLQARQAACIIQSHWRWHASQTRGLIQGCYEVKARRLELDIEILMA, encoded by the exons ATGGACACACAAAGG TTAGAGAAGGCGGCCGTGAAGATCCAGGCATGGTGGCGCGGCAGCGCGGTGCGCCAGACGCTGCTACACGAGGCGCTCAGGGCCTGGGCCATCCAGTGCTGGTGGAGGCAGGTGCAGGCCAAGATGCTGGAGCAGCGGCGGCGCCTGGCGCTGAGGCTCTACACCTGCCAGGAGTGGGCAGTGGTGAAGGTGCAGGCCCAGGTGCGCATGTGGCAGGCCCGCCGGCGCTTTCTGCAGGCTCGCCAGGCGGCCTGCATCATCCAGTCTCACTGGCGCTGGCACGCCAGCCAGACCCGAGGCCTGATCCAGGGCTGCTATGAGGTCAAGGCCAGGCGGCTGGAGCTGGACATCGAAATCCTCATGGCCTAG